Proteins from a genomic interval of Chroococcidiopsis thermalis PCC 7203:
- a CDS encoding Swt1 family HEPN domain-containing protein, translating to MISNRERVGRALDLLKDGLYPFVEREMRSAYSDKWLVAATPFVSEDRTLRRSVQQILKQDISELLKLMSNQWREVFKKTLGNAERSLVGELISTRNSWAHNDPFSTDDAYRALDSVSRLLTAISAPEADEVDKQKQELLRVRFTEQARRETRRAHLQPLEGNPTGGLKPWREIVTPHQDVASGRYQEAEFAADLWQVYLDEGSDEYRVPTEFFRRTYLTEGLKQLLTNALLRLSGKGGDPVIELQTNFGGGKTHAMLALYHLFMGVPASQLPGLEPVLSAAGVMPPAKVNTAVLVGNKISPGQPQRKKDGTVVRTLWGELAWQLGGKEGYEMLRQADETSTNPGDTLRLLFNRYAPCLILIDEWVAYARQLHQENDLPGGSFDTHFTFAQTLSESAKNANQTLLVASIPASDNEIGGDQGLAALDRLKNAIGRVESPWRPASADESFEIVRRRLFQPIAEQTAFVARDAVVRAFGEMYQAQSQEFPSECREASYKRRLENAYPIHPELFDRLYTDWSSLDKFQRTRGVLRLMAKVIHTLWEGQDKSLLIMPANVPMDDGQVQAELTRYLEDHWVPVIEKDVDGDNSLPLECDRQNPNLGRYSACRRVARTIYLGSAPTLRAANRGLEDRRIKLGCVQPGESVATFGDALRRLTDRATHLYVDGSRYWFSTQPSVTRLAQDRAEQQERDKVWDEIIRRLRADKQRGEFAGVHIAPDSSADVPDEMAVRLVVLGAQYPHKNKETDTPARVRAEEILQHKGASPRYCKNMLLFLAPDKAKLELLEKSVCQYLAWDSIVREKEALELGVFQSNQATTKQQETDKIVKNLIQEAYIWLLVPTQPDPHAAIEWQEIRLHASDSPIVQASRKATHEEHLMANYAASRLGLEALDPYLWRDVNHLDLKKLWEYLAYYLYLPRLRDEKVLLAAVETGVAELLWNENFAYATGWDESKGRYLGLTAGKHINASLSSQCLIVKPEIAQRQFEADRAAIATTQIPQPNDLESGEQRNKGVEGQTSREVEEKTGTYDPSSVTTPAPTVLPKRFYGSIKLDALRLRRDAGLIADEVIQHFASLVGAEVEITLEVQASIPNGVPDNVARAVTENCRVLKFTTQEFEHE from the coding sequence ATGATTAGCAATCGCGAACGTGTTGGCAGAGCCTTAGACCTGCTCAAAGATGGCTTATATCCCTTTGTAGAACGGGAAATGCGTTCTGCCTATAGCGATAAGTGGTTAGTTGCTGCCACCCCTTTTGTCTCAGAAGACCGTACCTTGCGGCGCAGCGTCCAGCAAATCCTGAAGCAAGATATTTCAGAATTGCTCAAACTAATGTCAAATCAGTGGCGCGAAGTTTTCAAAAAAACTTTGGGCAATGCCGAAAGAAGTTTAGTCGGGGAGTTAATATCTACCCGTAACTCCTGGGCGCACAACGATCCCTTCTCTACAGACGATGCCTATCGCGCCCTCGATAGCGTCTCCCGCTTGCTCACCGCCATCTCTGCACCAGAAGCCGACGAAGTTGACAAGCAAAAACAAGAATTGTTGCGGGTACGGTTTACCGAACAAGCCCGTCGCGAGACTCGCCGCGCTCATCTCCAACCCCTAGAAGGCAACCCTACAGGTGGTTTAAAACCCTGGCGAGAAATTGTCACCCCTCACCAAGATGTTGCTTCCGGTCGCTACCAAGAAGCGGAATTTGCGGCGGATCTGTGGCAGGTCTATTTAGACGAAGGCTCGGACGAATATCGCGTCCCTACTGAGTTTTTTCGCCGCACCTACCTGACGGAAGGACTCAAGCAACTGCTGACAAATGCCTTGCTGCGTCTTTCAGGTAAGGGTGGAGATCCTGTCATCGAACTGCAAACCAACTTCGGTGGTGGCAAAACCCATGCCATGCTTGCTTTGTATCACCTATTCATGGGAGTCCCTGCATCACAGTTGCCAGGATTAGAACCAGTGCTGTCAGCAGCAGGTGTCATGCCTCCGGCAAAAGTCAACACGGCAGTTTTAGTTGGCAACAAAATTTCTCCAGGTCAGCCCCAACGTAAAAAAGATGGTACGGTTGTGCGGACGCTCTGGGGCGAACTGGCTTGGCAGTTGGGTGGTAAAGAAGGCTACGAGATGCTGCGGCAAGCAGACGAAACCTCAACTAACCCTGGCGATACCCTGCGGCTGTTGTTTAACCGTTATGCGCCCTGCCTGATTTTAATCGATGAATGGGTAGCTTACGCCCGACAGCTGCATCAAGAAAATGACTTACCAGGGGGTAGCTTTGACACTCACTTTACCTTTGCTCAGACTTTGAGCGAATCGGCAAAAAATGCTAACCAGACCTTGCTAGTCGCCAGTATTCCCGCTTCTGATAATGAAATTGGCGGCGATCAAGGGTTAGCAGCCCTAGATCGGCTCAAAAATGCCATTGGCAGAGTTGAATCCCCTTGGCGACCTGCTAGTGCCGATGAAAGCTTTGAAATCGTGCGACGGCGCTTGTTTCAACCGATCGCCGAACAAACTGCCTTTGTCGCCCGCGATGCCGTCGTTCGCGCCTTCGGGGAAATGTACCAAGCCCAATCGCAGGAATTTCCTAGCGAGTGCCGAGAAGCCAGTTACAAGCGGCGGTTAGAAAATGCCTATCCCATCCATCCCGAACTATTCGACCGACTTTACACCGACTGGTCGAGTCTGGACAAGTTTCAACGCACCAGGGGCGTACTGCGGTTGATGGCAAAAGTAATTCATACCTTGTGGGAGGGACAAGACAAAAGTTTGTTAATCATGCCTGCCAACGTGCCGATGGATGACGGACAGGTGCAAGCAGAATTGACGCGCTACCTAGAAGACCACTGGGTTCCCGTGATTGAAAAAGACGTAGACGGAGATAATTCACTGCCTCTGGAGTGCGATCGCCAAAATCCCAATCTAGGACGTTACTCTGCCTGTCGCCGCGTCGCCCGTACCATTTATCTCGGCTCAGCCCCGACTCTCCGCGCTGCCAATCGCGGCTTGGAAGACCGACGGATTAAACTCGGTTGCGTCCAACCAGGGGAAAGCGTAGCAACTTTCGGGGATGCCTTGCGCCGTCTCACAGATCGCGCTACCCACCTCTACGTTGATGGCAGTCGCTACTGGTTCTCAACTCAACCTAGCGTCACCCGCCTCGCTCAAGACCGAGCCGAGCAACAGGAGCGGGATAAAGTTTGGGATGAAATTATCCGTAGGTTAAGGGCTGACAAGCAGCGCGGTGAATTTGCTGGAGTTCACATTGCTCCCGACTCCAGTGCTGACGTCCCCGATGAAATGGCTGTCAGGTTGGTTGTCTTGGGAGCGCAGTATCCGCATAAAAATAAAGAAACCGATACTCCAGCCCGTGTCAGAGCAGAAGAGATTTTACAGCATAAAGGAGCCAGCCCCCGTTACTGCAAAAATATGTTGCTGTTCCTCGCACCAGACAAGGCTAAACTTGAGTTGCTAGAAAAGTCTGTTTGCCAGTATCTAGCTTGGGATTCAATTGTCCGAGAAAAGGAAGCCCTAGAACTCGGTGTGTTTCAAAGCAACCAAGCGACAACCAAACAGCAAGAGACTGACAAAATTGTTAAAAACTTAATTCAAGAAGCTTATATTTGGCTGCTCGTACCAACGCAACCCGATCCTCACGCAGCAATCGAGTGGCAAGAAATTCGGCTGCACGCATCAGACTCGCCCATAGTGCAAGCGAGTCGCAAAGCCACACACGAAGAACATTTGATGGCTAACTATGCTGCCAGTCGTCTGGGTCTAGAAGCACTCGACCCTTATCTATGGCGGGATGTCAACCATCTCGACTTGAAGAAGTTGTGGGAGTATCTGGCTTATTACCTGTATTTGCCGCGCTTGCGAGATGAAAAGGTACTACTGGCTGCTGTAGAGACGGGAGTGGCAGAATTACTTTGGAATGAAAATTTTGCTTACGCTACTGGCTGGGATGAATCCAAAGGACGTTACCTGGGCTTAACAGCAGGCAAGCACATTAACGCTAGCCTCAGCAGTCAATGTCTAATTGTGAAGCCAGAAATAGCGCAACGGCAGTTTGAGGCAGATAGAGCCGCGATCGCGACAACTCAAATACCACAACCTAATGACTTAGAGAGTGGGGAGCAGAGAAATAAGGGAGTAGAGGGACAGACAAGTAGAGAAGTAGAAGAAAAAACAGGCACTTACGATCCGTCATCTGTAACTACTCCTGCTCCAACAGTTCTACCAAAACGTTTCTATGGCTCAATTAAGTTAGATGCATTGCGACTGCGGCGAGATGCAGGACTAATAGCTGATGAAGTCATTCAACACTTCGCCAGCTTGGTGGGTGCAGAGGTCGAGATTACATTGGAAGTTCAAGCGAGCATTCCGAATGGAGTACCAGACAATGTGGCTCGCGCCGTTACTGAAAACTGTCGAGTTTTGAAATTTACAACTCAAGAATTTGAGCATGAATGA
- a CDS encoding DUF1156 domain-containing protein has translation MTSHTDNFDNPENLQITETFSSIAQSKNLNLIQYNHGNYRKKLIEVSLPLEAINKESAREKSIRHGHPSTLHLWWSRKPLATCRAVLFASLVDDPSSHPDKFPTEEAQEEERKRLFEIIEQLVKWENINNKDILDAAKTEILKSTNNNPPPVLDPFCGGGSIPLEAQRLGLEAHGSDLNSVAVLITKALIEIPPKFADRPPVNPDSQSTIIPNQKSKIKNLKFHYGAQGLAEDVRYYGQWMRDKAFKQIGHLYPKVDLPQEYGGGEATVIAWLWVRTVKCPNPGCGAKMPLTSKFCLSTKKNKEAWVEPIIDHTQQPSVVRYKILDFRLQILDSEVQDETSQSKIKNQKSKIPPDGTVNRKGATCICCSTPVPFDYIRSEGKVGRMDAELMAIVAEGQRGRVYLSPTQEHEEIAAKAQPDWKPESDLPEQALGFRVQLYGMTKHADLFTSRQLVALTAFSDLVSEAREKVLESAVAAGMPDDSLPLCEGGTGATAYADAVATYLAIAVDRISDYNSSICSWHSGRDIIRNTFARQAIPMTWDFAEANLLSDSTGNFIGAVNWISKVIEISPCSTKGVVKQIDATRSDVFTKSIVVSTDPPYYDNIGYADLSDFFYVWLRRCLGSIYPDLFATLLVPKAQELVATPYRFGGDKQKAKEFFEEGLGKVFKRMREMAHDEYPLTVYYAFKQTETEATDEDSHDLAVASTGWETMLEGLIKAGFTITGTLPMRTELSNRTVASGTNALASSIALVCRPRPETAPSTTRRQFVNTLKRELPAALHQLQQGNIAPVDLAQASIGPGMAIYSRYTKVLESDGTPMRVRTALQLINQTLDEFLAEQEGEFDAETRFALTWFEQYAFSEGLFGDAETLSKAKNTAVQSMVDAGILVAKAGKVRLLRRSEILDFRLKILDCESESKIKNQKSKITIWAATQHMIRELQDGGGDRGAANLLSQLGNIGEAARELAYRLYNICDRKGWASEGVAYNSLVISWSDISRLADEKKEATPLQGELEF, from the coding sequence ATGACTTCTCATACAGATAATTTCGACAACCCAGAAAATTTACAAATTACTGAGACTTTCTCATCTATAGCTCAGTCAAAAAATCTAAATTTAATTCAGTATAACCACGGAAATTATCGCAAGAAGTTAATTGAGGTTTCCTTGCCGCTAGAGGCAATTAATAAAGAATCAGCACGGGAAAAATCAATTCGACACGGGCATCCTTCAACTTTACATTTATGGTGGTCGCGTAAGCCATTAGCAACGTGTCGGGCAGTATTATTTGCATCTTTGGTGGACGATCCTTCGAGTCATCCCGACAAGTTTCCTACAGAAGAGGCGCAGGAGGAAGAGAGAAAACGCTTATTTGAAATTATCGAACAGTTGGTGAAGTGGGAAAATATTAATAATAAAGATATTTTAGACGCAGCTAAAACAGAAATTCTAAAATCGACTAATAATAATCCGCCGCCTGTCCTCGATCCTTTTTGTGGTGGAGGTTCGATACCTTTAGAAGCGCAAAGGTTGGGGTTAGAAGCGCATGGAAGCGATCTAAATTCAGTGGCGGTTTTGATTACCAAAGCTTTGATAGAAATCCCGCCAAAATTTGCCGATCGCCCTCCTGTTAATCCTGATTCTCAAAGTACAATCATCCCCAATCAAAAATCTAAAATCAAAAATCTAAAATTCCACTATGGGGCGCAGGGATTAGCTGAGGACGTGCGCTATTACGGGCAATGGATGCGGGATAAAGCTTTTAAGCAAATTGGGCATCTTTACCCCAAAGTAGATTTACCGCAGGAATATGGCGGCGGTGAGGCGACGGTAATTGCTTGGTTGTGGGTAAGGACTGTGAAATGTCCTAATCCTGGTTGTGGCGCAAAAATGCCCCTCACAAGTAAGTTTTGTCTCTCAACTAAGAAAAATAAAGAAGCTTGGGTAGAACCTATAATCGATCACACTCAGCAGCCGTCTGTGGTACGTTATAAAATTTTAGATTTTAGATTGCAGATTTTAGATTCTGAAGTGCAAGACGAAACCTCTCAATCAAAAATCAAAAATCAAAAATCAAAAATCCCCCCAGACGGAACCGTAAACCGTAAGGGTGCAACTTGCATCTGTTGCAGTACGCCAGTGCCATTTGACTACATCCGCAGTGAAGGAAAAGTAGGACGGATGGACGCTGAATTGATGGCTATTGTCGCCGAAGGGCAACGCGGACGGGTGTATTTGTCACCAACCCAAGAACATGAGGAAATAGCAGCCAAAGCACAACCAGATTGGAAGCCTGAATCAGATTTACCAGAACAGGCGCTTGGCTTCCGCGTGCAACTTTACGGGATGACCAAACACGCTGACTTATTTACTTCTCGTCAACTTGTAGCCTTAACCGCTTTTAGCGACTTGGTAAGCGAAGCACGGGAAAAGGTACTTGAGTCAGCTGTAGCTGCTGGAATGCCTGATGATAGTTTACCGCTTTGCGAAGGTGGTACGGGTGCGACGGCTTATGCAGATGCAGTGGCGACTTATTTAGCGATCGCAGTAGATCGAATCAGCGACTACAATTCAAGTATTTGTAGCTGGCACTCAGGACGAGACATTATTAGAAATACTTTTGCCCGTCAAGCAATTCCCATGACTTGGGACTTTGCAGAAGCAAACTTATTAAGCGATTCCACTGGTAACTTCATCGGTGCAGTTAATTGGATAAGTAAAGTTATTGAAATTTCTCCTTGCAGTACCAAAGGAGTTGTCAAACAAATCGATGCAACTAGATCGGATGTCTTTACAAAATCAATAGTTGTTTCTACAGATCCGCCATATTACGACAATATCGGCTACGCTGACCTCTCGGACTTTTTCTATGTCTGGCTGCGTCGTTGTTTAGGTTCAATCTATCCCGATCTGTTCGCTACTCTACTCGTTCCCAAAGCACAAGAACTTGTCGCTACACCTTATCGCTTTGGTGGAGACAAACAAAAAGCCAAGGAATTTTTTGAAGAGGGACTAGGTAAAGTTTTTAAGAGAATGCGTGAGATGGCACATGATGAATATCCTTTAACTGTTTATTACGCATTCAAACAAACAGAAACCGAAGCAACAGATGAAGATAGTCACGATCTAGCAGTTGCTTCTACCGGATGGGAAACCATGCTAGAAGGGCTAATCAAGGCTGGTTTTACTATCACTGGTACATTGCCCATGCGAACAGAACTAAGTAACCGTACAGTTGCCAGTGGTACAAATGCCCTCGCCTCATCTATCGCCCTCGTCTGCCGTCCTCGTCCAGAAACCGCACCATCCACCACTCGCCGCCAATTCGTCAACACCCTCAAGCGCGAACTTCCAGCCGCCCTGCATCAACTGCAACAAGGCAACATCGCCCCTGTAGACTTGGCACAAGCTAGCATTGGTCCTGGCATGGCAATCTACTCTCGCTACACGAAAGTGTTGGAATCGGACGGTACACCAATGCGCGTGCGTACCGCCCTGCAACTGATCAACCAAACCTTAGACGAATTCCTCGCCGAACAAGAAGGAGAATTTGACGCTGAAACCCGCTTTGCCCTGACTTGGTTTGAACAGTATGCCTTCAGTGAAGGATTGTTTGGCGATGCTGAAACCCTTTCCAAAGCTAAAAATACCGCCGTACAAAGCATGGTAGACGCTGGCATCCTCGTTGCCAAGGCAGGGAAAGTACGACTGCTACGCCGCAGTGAAATTTTAGATTTTAGATTGAAGATTTTAGATTGTGAATCTGAATCGAAAATCAAAAATCAAAAATCTAAAATCACCATTTGGGCTGCCACACAGCACATGATTCGAGAATTGCAAGATGGTGGTGGAGATCGAGGCGCTGCGAATTTACTCTCGCAATTGGGAAATATAGGAGAAGCAGCGCGGGAGCTAGCTTATCGGCTGTATAACATTTGCGATCGCAAAGGTTGGGCATCTGAAGGTGTCGCTTACAACAGCTTGGTAATTTCCTGGTCGGACATTTCCCGTCTCGCTGACGAAAAGAAAGAAGCCACGCCATTGCAAGGTGAGTTGGAATTTTAG
- a CDS encoding four helix bundle protein, with protein sequence MNEQEFKDRTKKLALRVIRLVGKLPNNYIAEVIGKQLLRSATSVGANYRAACRGKSTADLIAKLGIVLEEADECLYWMEILIEAELVAAEKLKSLMSETNEIVAMIVASIKTLRTKTKPQPKI encoded by the coding sequence ATGAATGAGCAGGAATTTAAAGATAGAACGAAAAAACTAGCACTGCGGGTTATCCGCCTTGTGGGAAAACTGCCTAATAACTATATAGCGGAAGTTATTGGTAAACAACTTTTGCGTTCGGCTACTTCAGTAGGAGCTAACTATCGCGCTGCTTGTCGGGGTAAATCAACTGCCGATCTGATTGCCAAGCTTGGAATTGTTTTAGAGGAAGCCGACGAATGCCTTTACTGGATGGAAATTTTAATTGAAGCTGAATTAGTCGCTGCTGAAAAATTAAAGAGTTTGATGTCAGAAACAAACGAAATTGTAGCTATGATAGTTGCTTCAATCAAGACTCTACGAACTAAAACTAAACCCCAACCTAAAATCTAA
- a CDS encoding type II toxin-antitoxin system VapC family toxin, giving the protein MIVLDTHIWVWWVDGNQRLTKANEQWIQQYQPQGLGVSIISCWEVAKLVENNKLVLSCSVSEWLNDALAYPGVQLLDLTLPIVVESTQLVGFHRDPADQIIVATARIYNCPLLTVDEKILNSPNVQTLK; this is encoded by the coding sequence ATGATTGTACTCGATACCCATATTTGGGTTTGGTGGGTTGATGGCAATCAGCGACTTACAAAAGCTAATGAACAGTGGATACAACAATACCAGCCCCAAGGTTTGGGAGTCAGCATTATTTCTTGTTGGGAAGTCGCTAAATTAGTAGAAAACAATAAGCTCGTTCTATCCTGTTCGGTCAGTGAGTGGCTGAATGATGCTTTGGCTTATCCAGGAGTACAGTTACTCGATTTGACGCTGCCAATTGTAGTTGAATCAACACAATTAGTCGGTTTTCACCGCGACCCCGCCGACCAGATTATTGTTGCAACTGCAAGAATCTATAACTGTCCGTTGTTAACGGTTGACGAGAAAATTCTTAACTCCCCTAACGTGCAGACTCTCAAGTAG
- a CDS encoding tyrosine-type recombinase/integrase, which produces MASTNLFGNVLLVPPSPPPKKIPFQQRRKREFLYLHEIDAIIAALAQTRAATRNTAIAMLLFCQALQPVEACYLRWHDVDFAENIIRVARLRTLPTRWGQPPSNVQPLSSTEIDILQQLHAMRGESWLFVSERQTRLAERSLHHLIQQAGKSADIPFPIHPYMLRTTGLFYRAALLLQPTSLSLRQCCLLWNWHGTKVALTPEQEQEYQTITKFQEDSFLAAIRRLRAFTGIGHYQNVIDYLLGAYALFLQLQSIPQDYWLAAIDWYA; this is translated from the coding sequence ATGGCATCTACAAACCTTTTCGGCAATGTTCTGCTCGTGCCTCCATCTCCACCACCGAAGAAGATACCGTTTCAACAGCGGCGCAAACGCGAGTTCCTCTACCTGCACGAAATCGATGCCATTATCGCTGCCCTCGCGCAAACCCGCGCCGCGACTCGTAATACGGCAATCGCAATGCTACTATTTTGCCAAGCCCTGCAACCCGTCGAAGCTTGTTATCTGCGTTGGCATGACGTTGACTTTGCCGAAAACATCATAAGAGTCGCACGCCTTCGCACCCTACCAACTCGTTGGGGTCAACCCCCTAGCAATGTGCAACCCCTGAGTTCAACTGAAATTGACATCCTGCAACAGCTCCATGCGATGCGCGGTGAGAGTTGGTTATTCGTCTCCGAACGGCAGACCCGTCTGGCGGAGCGCTCGCTGCACCATCTGATTCAACAAGCTGGAAAGAGCGCGGACATTCCATTCCCTATCCACCCTTACATGCTGCGAACTACTGGTTTATTTTACCGCGCTGCCCTGCTACTCCAACCTACCTCTCTATCTTTACGGCAATGTTGTCTGCTATGGAACTGGCACGGCACGAAGGTGGCGCTTACCCCAGAGCAAGAGCAAGAATATCAGACAATTACAAAATTTCAAGAAGACTCCTTCTTAGCTGCAATTAGGCGTTTGCGGGCTTTTACGGGGATCGGGCACTATCAAAACGTTATCGATTACCTGCTGGGTGCTTACGCTTTATTTCTCCAGCTTCAAAGCATTCCCCAAGACTACTGGCTCGCTGCTATTGACTGGTACGCCTAA
- a CDS encoding tyrosine-type recombinase/integrase, producing MALLDRAEITGLKRIEPIALTLHPAAVYLGTLSEGSQRAMRSSLNEIASVLTDGECDCLTLDWSKLRYRHTVAVRTALKQRLAPATVNKMLVALRRVLKEAYRLDLMEFADYTKVTDLANVKASGELRGRALSAAEIDALIASCSPYTPLDLRDAAVIALLRIGGMRRQELAQLTLADLNRSNGSLVIWRGKGGKKRVVYLTPEALGILKEWLAVRGNCPGALICPVNKGGRVELRHFAPDGDGIYKLIRERATKAGVERFSPHDFRRTFCSDLFDANTDPFSVQQLAGHASLATTAKYDRRSEAAKRNAVRGLKLKKT from the coding sequence ATGGCGTTGTTAGATCGGGCTGAAATTACCGGACTCAAACGAATTGAGCCGATCGCTCTCACCCTACATCCGGCTGCCGTTTACCTCGGCACTTTAAGTGAGGGGTCGCAGCGTGCCATGCGCTCTTCCTTGAATGAGATCGCTTCTGTATTGACAGATGGGGAATGCGATTGCTTGACTCTAGACTGGTCTAAACTACGCTACCGCCATACGGTTGCCGTCCGCACTGCCCTCAAGCAGCGTCTCGCTCCCGCAACGGTAAATAAAATGCTCGTCGCCCTGCGGCGGGTGCTTAAAGAAGCTTATCGGTTGGACTTGATGGAATTTGCCGACTATACCAAAGTGACCGATCTCGCCAACGTCAAAGCGTCGGGGGAACTGCGGGGTCGTGCCTTAAGCGCAGCAGAAATTGACGCTCTGATTGCAAGTTGCTCTCCCTATACGCCCCTCGACCTGCGGGATGCGGCTGTTATTGCCCTGCTGCGAATTGGCGGGATGCGGCGGCAAGAGCTAGCGCAACTGACGCTTGCCGATCTAAACCGTAGCAATGGCTCCCTCGTTATCTGGCGCGGTAAAGGTGGGAAAAAGCGCGTTGTTTATCTCACCCCTGAAGCGCTCGGGATCTTAAAGGAGTGGCTGGCAGTTAGAGGGAATTGTCCAGGGGCATTGATTTGCCCCGTCAACAAGGGCGGTCGGGTCGAACTGCGACATTTTGCCCCCGATGGAGATGGCATCTACAAGCTGATACGGGAGCGGGCGACTAAAGCGGGAGTCGAACGGTTTTCGCCCCACGATTTCCGTCGCACCTTTTGCTCGGACTTGTTTGACGCTAATACCGACCCCTTCTCGGTGCAGCAGTTAGCCGGTCACGCCTCTTTAGCGACTACCGCTAAGTACGACCGACGCTCTGAGGCGGCGAAGCGCAACGCCGTGCGAGGGCTAAAGTTGAAGAAGACCTAG
- a CDS encoding Uma2 family endonuclease, whose protein sequence is MLLELNQIIVPPGQQLLLKNVSWQMYENILSELGEGRAARINYYQGMLEIVTPLPEHEIGKVMIGDLVKALLEELDIDFWSLASTTFKNEAMAAGVEADDCFYIQNEAVIRGKKRIDLTVDPPPDLAIEIDITSRTRFNNYEALGVTELWRYDGQSLEINVLEDGKYVKSNTSRNFSQFPLVDAIPQYVEQSKVVGRNATMKAFRNWVREF, encoded by the coding sequence ATGCTACTGGAATTAAATCAAATTATCGTTCCGCCTGGTCAGCAATTGTTATTAAAAAATGTTTCCTGGCAGATGTATGAAAACATTTTGTCAGAGTTAGGGGAAGGTCGGGCTGCTAGAATTAATTATTACCAAGGAATGTTGGAGATTGTGACACCACTACCAGAACATGAGATAGGAAAAGTCATGATTGGTGATTTGGTGAAGGCATTACTTGAAGAACTCGACATTGATTTTTGGAGTCTTGCCTCTACAACTTTTAAAAACGAAGCTATGGCAGCAGGTGTAGAGGCAGATGACTGTTTCTATATCCAAAACGAAGCTGTTATTAGAGGGAAAAAGCGAATAGATCTAACTGTAGATCCTCCGCCAGATCTAGCAATTGAAATCGATATTACATCTCGTACTCGTTTCAATAACTATGAGGCTTTAGGTGTGACTGAGCTTTGGCGATATGATGGGCAGAGCTTGGAGATAAATGTATTGGAAGATGGAAAATATGTCAAATCGAATACCAGTAGAAACTTTTCTCAATTTCCACTCGTTGATGCGATTCCTCAATATGTAGAGCAGAGTAAAGTAGTAGGTAGAAATGCGACGATGAAAGCTTTTAGAAATTGGGTGAGAGAATTTTAG